The window GCTCTTCAAGGTGAAGGTCGTTTCGCAGGCTGAGTACGACGACTACATCCAGAGCCTCGTTGACGCCGGTCAGACTGGCACCCGCGGGGCCGAGTACAACACGAACAGCAACCTGCCCGGCACCAAGCCGCTGGACAGCGGAGAGTAAGGCACGGAGATGACTACCACTACCGAGACCAAGGAGGCCGCTCCCGAGGGAGCCGCCACCATCGGCCACACCGTCTCACCGAGCGCACGTCGCAAGGGCAACATCGTCGTCAGCTGGATCACCTCCACCGACCACAAGACGATCGGATACATGTATCTGATCAGCTCCTTCGTGTACTTCTGCATCGGTGGCGTTATGGCACTGATCATCCGCGCTCAGCTCTTCGCCCCCGGCGTCGACCTGCTCCAGACCAAGGAGCAGTACAACCAGCTGTTCACCATGCACGGCACGATCATGCTGCTCATGTTCGCAACGCCGCTTTTTGCTGGCTTCGCGAACGTGCTCATGCCGCTGCAGATCGGCGCGCCCGATGTCGCGTTCCCGCGACTCAATGCCTTCGCATACTGGCTCTACAGCTTCGGTAGCCTCATGGCCGTCGCCGGATTCCTCACCCCTCAGGGCGCGGCGTCATTCGGTTGGTTCGCCTATACGCCGCTTTCGAGTACGACCTTTACACCGGGTGCGGGAGGCAACCTCTGGGTTGTCGGCCTCGCAATCTCCGGCTTCGGAACCATTCTCGGTGCCGTCAACTTCATCACCACGATCATCACGATGCGAGCACCCGGAATGACGATGTGGCGCCTGCCCATCTTCACCTGGAACACGCTCGTCACGTCCCTGCTGGTTCTGATGGCGTTCCCTGTTCTTGCTGCTGCGCTCTTCGGTCTCGCGGCGGACAGAATCTTCGGCGCCCACATCTACAACGTCGAAGCAGGCGGTGCCATCTTGTGGCAGCACCTGTTCTGGTTCTTCGGCCACCCAGAGGTCTACATCATCGCGCTGCCGTTCTTCGGCATCGTCTCCGAGGTCTTCCCGGTCTTCAGTCGCAAGCCGATCTTCGGATACAAGACCCTCGTCTACGCGACGATCGCCATTGCTGCCCTTTCCGTGACCGTGTGGGCCCACCACATGTACGTGACGGGGTCGGTGCTCCTGCCCTTCTTCGCGCTCATGACAATGCTCATTGCGGTGCCAACGGGTGTGAAGATCTTCAACTGGGTCGGAACCATGTGGCGAGGGTCGGTAACGTTCGAGACCCCCATGCTGTGGGCAATCGGATTCCTCGTTACCTTCACCTTCGGTGGTCTCACCGGTGTCATCCTCGCGTCGCCGCCGCTGGACTTCCACGTCTCCGACACCTACTTCGTTGTCGCCCACTTCCACTACGTAGTCTTCGGAACCGTCGTCTTTGCGATGTTCTCCGGGTTCTACTTCTGGTGGCCAAAGTGGACCGGCAAGATGCTCAACGAGAAGCTCGGCAAGATCCACTTCTGGGTGTTGTTCATCGGGTTCCACATGACCTTCCTCATCCAGCACTGGCTGGGCGTAGTTGGTATGCCCCGTCGTTACGCGGTCTACCAGCCTGAAGATGGCTACACGTGGATGAACCAGTTGTCGACCGTCGGTGCAATGGTCCTCGGCGCCTCGATGATCCCGTTCTTGCTCAACGTTTACCTCACGGCGCGTAACGCGCCCAAGGTCACCGTGAACGACCCGTGGGGCTACGGCCGCTCGCTCGAGTGGGCCACCTCGTGCCCGCCGCCGCGCCACAACTTCACCTCGATTCCCCGCATCCGCTCCGAGTCTCCCGCGTTCGACCTCAACCACCCTGAGGCCGGAATCCCCGTAGGAGTCGGCCCGGGCAAGGATGCTCCGCAAGCCCCTGTCTTTGACGCCTCTGATGAGAAGGTGAAGTAAGTAGCGTGAAAACCAACGCACGGATTTTCTGGGTCCTCGCCGTATTCTTCTTGATCGTCGGCGTGGTCTACCTCGGCTGGACCTGGGCAGAGTCTGCCCGTCTCCTTGAGACGACCGGCACCTTCGCTGGCGGCCCGGGAGCCCCTCCTCATCCTGAATGGGTCGGCACGCTTGCGATCCTTCTGTGTGCAGTTCTCGCCGCCTTCCTCGCCTTCTA is drawn from Salinibacterium hongtaonis and contains these coding sequences:
- the ctaD gene encoding aa3-type cytochrome oxidase subunit I, which produces MTTTTETKEAAPEGAATIGHTVSPSARRKGNIVVSWITSTDHKTIGYMYLISSFVYFCIGGVMALIIRAQLFAPGVDLLQTKEQYNQLFTMHGTIMLLMFATPLFAGFANVLMPLQIGAPDVAFPRLNAFAYWLYSFGSLMAVAGFLTPQGAASFGWFAYTPLSSTTFTPGAGGNLWVVGLAISGFGTILGAVNFITTIITMRAPGMTMWRLPIFTWNTLVTSLLVLMAFPVLAAALFGLAADRIFGAHIYNVEAGGAILWQHLFWFFGHPEVYIIALPFFGIVSEVFPVFSRKPIFGYKTLVYATIAIAALSVTVWAHHMYVTGSVLLPFFALMTMLIAVPTGVKIFNWVGTMWRGSVTFETPMLWAIGFLVTFTFGGLTGVILASPPLDFHVSDTYFVVAHFHYVVFGTVVFAMFSGFYFWWPKWTGKMLNEKLGKIHFWVLFIGFHMTFLIQHWLGVVGMPRRYAVYQPEDGYTWMNQLSTVGAMVLGASMIPFLLNVYLTARNAPKVTVNDPWGYGRSLEWATSCPPPRHNFTSIPRIRSESPAFDLNHPEAGIPVGVGPGKDAPQAPVFDASDEKVK